ATGTAGAGGCTAAAGCTGAAAAATGGACAGGCGGCGAGATTATATTTCAAATTTCAAATTTAGAGTCTTCAAAAAAATGCAGAATAAAACTTACTGGTGACAATGGAGAAAAATTTATTCCAATTGAAGGAGCATCCATTGGCATTTTCACCGAAAGAATGTTTGGAACTATGCAAATTGGTCAAACATTAGAAACAGACGAATATGGATTTGCATCACTACCATTCCCTGAAAATCTACCTGGAGATGAAGAAGGAAACTTGAATATTACTGTAAAACTTTTAGACGATGATATTTATGGAGAAGTCTCAACAACAGAAATCTTAAAGATTGGCAAACCAAAACAAGTTACAAATATTTTAGAAGGCACACCCATATGGTCAGCAAATAAAGTTCCGTTTTGGATACTATTTTCGTATGTAGGAATTATCTTACTCATGTGGGGAGCAATGATT
The Bacteroidota bacterium DNA segment above includes these coding regions:
- a CDS encoding cytochrome c, translating into MKTYRTIQALIALLLLSMPSFSQWEVPEKKQKANPPFIFNRQSVKDGKVIYYKHCSSCHGDIGKANFQPLTPAPGDLGSAQTEINTDGGLFYKISTGKGLMPVFKDVLTDNEKWQTISYMRNFHTNYVQKLNVEAKAEKWTGGEIIFQISNLESSKKCRIKLTGDNGEKFIPIEGASIGIFTERMFGTMQIGQTLETDEYGFASLPFPENLPGDEEGNLNITVKLLDDDIYGEVSTTEILKIGKPKQVTNILEGTPIWSANKVPFWILFSYVGIILLMWGAMIYVLLSILKIKKYNI